Proteins from one Ipomoea triloba cultivar NCNSP0323 chromosome 1, ASM357664v1 genomic window:
- the LOC116011432 gene encoding pentatricopeptide repeat-containing protein At4g31850, chloroplastic-like, which produces MKAKGKTLSFVLSFFSNISSSRSYTTTPGRVSGTTGTSASSPSLRSFQSLPETVPSCSANQNYLRYSDLPQFKNNFDDVTDVDGALNLFRQMASARPLPSIIEFSKLLNRIMKMRHYSVVVSLYQEMRHTGIPLSAWTLSILMNAYTSLNRVDCGFCVLGIYFKCGIEFDVVVFTTLIKGLCLENKVVDAVELFRKCAREKFCEINEVTCGTLINGLCKMGHTQEALDLLVVMHKEGPKPSTIAYSTAIDVSPDVNMFNILVDAFSKEGKLKDAEAVIQIMLKNNIYPNVVTFTMLIKGFCLHNRAVEAVELFRKLVRENMCKFDEVTYGTLIDGLCKTGHTQIALDLLRAMQKEGPKPHTIAYSTIIDALCKDRMVDEALDLLSEMIGRGIPPNVFTYASLTQGLCNFCRWKEVTKLMNEMVLHNVYPDVHIFTILVDAFSKEGKLKDAEAIIQIMIQRNTYPIVVTYNSLIAGYCSQRQMDEAKKAVGRMVDTGLRPDVRTYNTLINGYCKIKELDEAMHLFREIRQNGLCPNVVTYTTILQGLFLVGRCATALKFLQEMQVAGHKLNYYTSCVLLKGLCDNGLVERAMSVYSKIDRNGSGSQVFGRIMIDAFCKTGLLNIARGIFVNLSKGPRPDVSTYTVMINGLCREGLTDDALYLLRKMKENDILPETATYNVILSKFVRNKMCNEANMVLDEMVGMGISPNGYTLSLVNDLLALQTGNNTVLRMMQKFAANDVRLECRRNPISVMRIIFMAILLFPNQYNAKSFPRVQNIYKASDGGLLKMKSKRKTLSSALSFFNDINLGRRSRVAPTTGISTSSVSSLRSFQSLPETVPSFSSNQNYLLSSNFPKFRNNYDDAIDADNALNLFRQMAAACPLPSIIEFNKLLSRILKMRHYSLVVSLYQEMRNTGIPISAYTLSILIDACCRSNRVDCGFCVLGIHFKCGIEFNVVAFTTLIKGLCLENKIVDAVELFRKLGREKVCEINEVTCGTLINGLCKTGHTQTALELLGVMQKEGPKPNTVVYNTIINALCKDRMVDEALDLLSEMIGRGIPPNTITYAPLINGLCLDNRILEAVELFRKLVRENVCKINQVTCGILITGLCEMGHSQTALDLLGVMQKEGLEPNTRVYNIVIDALCKDRMVKEALDLLSVMIGRGIPLNTVTYAPLINGLCLDNRVGEAVELFRKLVRENVCKINQVTCGILITGLCKTGCTQTALDLLGVMQKEGLEPNTTVYNIIIDALCKDRMIDDALDLLTQMIGRGILPDKFTYASLIQGLCNFSRWKEVTKLMNEMVLRNLHPDAHIFTILVDAFSKEGKLNDAEAIIQIMIQRNTYPDVVTYSTLIEGYCLQGQMDEARKAFSRMVDRGLQPNVRSYNILIYGYCRIKEMDEAMDLFRELPQNGLCPGVVTYTIILQGLFLVGRCSTALKLFQEMQVAGHKPNFHTSCVLLKGLCENGHVEKAMSIYSKLDKYGNGSHVFGNIMIDAFCKTGLLNIARGIFINLSKVSCTNVNTYTIMINGFFREGLTDEALDLLRKMKENDILPDTVTYNVILQEFVRKKMCNEANMVLDEMVGMGISPDGYTLSLVNDLLAHQTADSTVPRMIQKFAANGVQ; this is translated from the exons ATGAAGGCAAAGGGGAAGACTTTGTCTTTCGTTCTTTCATTCTTCAGTAACATTAGTTCGAGTAGAAGCTATACTACGACACCGGGCAGAGTATCAGGGACAACAGGTACTTCTGCTTCTTCTCCTTCACTACGTTCATTTCAATCTCTCCCGGAAACTGTTCCTTCTTGTTCTGCAAATCAAAATTACTTGCGTTATTCGGATTTACCCCAATTCAAAAACAACTTCGATGATGTAACTGATGTAGATGGTGCCCTTAATTTATTCCGTCAAATGGCCAGTGCTAGGCCTTTGCCTTCAATTATTGAGTTCAGTAAACTGCTTAATAGAATTATGAAAATGAGGCATTATTCGGTTGTTGTTTCCCTCTATCAAGAAATGCGGCATACAGGCATCCCCCTCTCCGCTTGGACCCTTAGCATTCTGATGAATGCCTACACTAGCTTAAATCGAGTGGATTGTGGATTTTGTGTACTTGGTATATATTTCAAATGTGGAATTGAGTTTGATGTGGTTGTGTTCACCACTCTGATCAAGGGCCTCTGTCTAGAAAATAAGGTTGTGGATGCTGTAGAGCTATTCAGGAAGTGTGCAAGGGAAAAATTTTGCGAAATTAATGAAGTTACATGTGGTACACTTATAAATGGGCTTTGCAAGATGGGTCATACACAAGAAGCTCTTGATTTACTAGTAGTAATGCACAAGGAGGGACCTAAGCCAAGTACTATAGCCTATAGCACCGCTATTGATGTCTCTCCGGATGTTAATATGTTTAATATATTGGTGGATGCCTTCTCAAAGGAGGGGAAGTTGAAAGATGCAGAAGCTGTTATTCAAATCAtgttaaaaaataacatttatccTAATGTGGTCACATTCACCATGCTTATTAAGGGTTTCTGTCTACATAATAGGGCTGTGGAGGCTGTAGAGCTATTCCGAAAGTTAGTGAGGGAGAATATGTGCAAATTTGATGAAGTTACATATGGTACACTTATAGATGGCCTTTGCAAGACAGGTCATACACAAATCGCTCTTGATTTACTCAGAGCAATGCAAAAGGAAGGACCTAAGCCTCATACTATTGCTTATAGCACCATAATTGATGCACTATGCAAAGATAGAATGGTTGATGAGGCTCTAGACCTTCTATCTGAGATGATTGGGAGAGGGATTCCCCCAAATGTGTTCACTTATGCTTCCTTGACTCAAGGGCTCTGCAATTTTTGCCGATGGAAAGAAGTTACCAAGTTAATGAATGAGATGGTGCTTCATAATGTATATCCAGATGTCCATATCTTTACTATATTGGTGGATGCCTTTTCAAAGGAGGGGAAGTTGAAAGATGCTGAAGCTATTATCCAAATCATGATCCAAAGAAACACTTATCCTATTGTGGTCACATACAACTCTCTCATTGCGGGGTACTGTTCTCAAAGACAGATGGATGAAGCAAAGAAAGCTGTTGGTCGGATGGTAGATACAGGCCTTCGACCTGATGTTAGAACCTATAACACTTTAATTAATGGTTACtgtaaaattaaagaattagatGAGGCAATGCATCTGTTTCGTGAAATTCGCCAAAATGGGTTGTGTCCTAATGTTGTTACATATACCACAATCTTGCAGGGACTATTTCTGGTCGGTAGATGTGCTACTGCACTAAAATTTTTGCAGGAGATGCAGGTTGCTGGGCATAAACTAAACTATTACACTTCCTGTGTCTTACTTAAAGGTTTATGTGATAATGGACTTGTTGAAAGGGCAATGTCAGTCTATTCCAAGATAGACAGAAATGGAAGTGGTTCTCAAGTTTTTGGTCGCATCATGATTGATGCATTTTGCAAGACTGGACTGCTTAATATTGCTCGTGGTATATTTGTTAACCTCTCTAAAGGGCCACGCCCAGATGTGTCTACATATACTGTAATGATAAATGGACTTTGTCGAGAAGGATTAACAGATGACGCCTTATACTTGTTAAGGAAAATGAAGGAGAATGATATATTACCAGAGACTGCCacttataatgttattttaagTAAATTTGTTAGAAATAAAATGTGTAATGAAGCAAATATGGTTTTGGATGAAATGGTAGGTATGGGTATTTCTCCGAATGGTTATACATTGTCTTTAGTAAATGATTTACTAGCACTTCAAACTGGCAATAATACAGTCCTAAGGATGATGCAGAAATTTGCAGCAAATGATGTACGG CTGGAGTGTCGGAGAAACCCTATATCTGTTATGAGGATTATATTCATGGCGATTCTG CTATTTCCTAATCAATATAATGCAAAAAGCTTTCCTCGTGTGCAAAACATATACAAAGCTTCAGATGGGGG ATTGTTGAAAATGAAATCCAAGAGAAAGACTTTGTCTTCAGCTCTTTCATTTTTCAATGACATCAATTTGGGAAGAAGGAGCAGAGTAGCACCGACAACAGGTATTTCTACTTCTTCAGTGTCCTCACTGCGTTCATTTCAATCTCTCCCGGAAACTGttccttctttttcttcaaaTCAAAACTACTTGCTTTCTTCGAATTTTCCCAAATTCAGAAACAACTATGATGATGCAATTGATGCAGACAATGCCCTTAATTTATTCCGTCAAATGGCCGCTGCCTGTCCCTTGCCTTCCATTATTGAGTTCAATAAACTGCTTAGTAGAATTCTTAAAATGAGGCATTATTCGCTTGTTGTTTCCCTCTATCAAGAAATGCGCAATACGGGTATCCCCATCAGCGCGTATACCCTTAGCATTCTGATAGATGCCTGCTGCCGCTCCAATCGAGTGGATTGCGGGTTTTGTGTACTTGGTATTCATTTCAAGTGTGGAATTGAGTTTAATGTGGTTGCGTTCACCACTCTGATCAAAGGCCTCTGTCTAGAAAATAAGATTGTGGATGCTGTAGAGCTATTCAGGAAGTTAGGGAGGGAAAAGGTGTGCGAAATTAATGAAGTTACGTGTGGTACACTTATAAATGGGCTTTGCAAGACTGGTCATACGCAAACTGCTCTTGAATTACTCGGAGTAATGCAGAAGGAGGGACCTAAGCCTAACACTGTAGTCTATAACACCATAATTAATGCTCTATGCAAAGATAGAATGGTTGATGAGGCACTAGACCTTCTCTCTGAGATGATAGGAAGAGGAATTCCCCCGAATACCATCACTTATGCTCCCTTGATTAATGGTTTGTGTCTAGATAATAGGATTTTGGAGGCTGTAGAACTATTTAGAAAGTTGGTGAGGGAGAATGTGTGCAAAATTAATCAAGTTACATGTGGCATTCTTATAACTGGGCTTTGCGAGATGGGTCATTCACAAACTGCTCTTGATTTACTTGGCGTAATGCAAAAGGAGGGACTTGAGCCTAATACTAGAGTCTATAACATTGTAATTGATGCTTTATGCAAAGATAGAATGGTTAAAGAGGCACTAGACCTTCTCTctgtgatgataggaagagggATTCCCCTGAATACCGTCACTTATGCACCCTTGATTAATGGTTTGTGTCTAGATAATAGGGTTGGGGAGGCTGTAGAGCTATTCAGAAAGTTGGTGAGGGAGAATGTGTGCAAAATTAATCAAGTTACATGTGGCATTCTTATAACTGGGCTTTGCAAGACGGGTTGTACACAAACTGCTCTTGATTTACTTGGAGTAATGCAAAAGGAGGGACTTGAGCCTAATACTACAGTCTATAACATTATAATTGATGCTTTATGCAAAGATAGAATGATTGATGACGCATTAGACCTTCTCACTCAGATGATAGGGAGAGGTATTCTCCCGGATAAATTCACTTATGCTTCCTTGATTCAAGGGCTTTGCAACTTTTCCCGATGGAAAGAGGTTACCAAATTAATGAATGAGATGGTGCTTCGTAATTTACATCCAGATGCCCATATCTTCACTATATTGGTGGATGCCTTTTCAAAGGAGGGTAAGCTGAATGATGCAGAAGCTATTATTCAAATCATGATCCAAAGAAACACTTATCCTGATGTGGTCACATACAGCACCCTTATTGAGGGGTACTGTTTGCAAGGACAGATGGATGAAGCAAGGAAAGCTTTTAGTCGGATGGTAGACAGAGGCCTCCAGCCTAATGTTCGGAGctataacattttaatttatggaTACTGTAGAATTAAAGAAATGGATGAGGCAATGGATCTGTTTCGTGAACTTCCCCAAAATGGGTTGTGTCCTGGTGTTGTTACATATACCATAATCTTGCAGGGACTGTTTCTGGTTGGTAGATGTTCTACTGCACTAAAACTTTTTCAGGAGATGCAGGTTGCTGGACATAAACCAAATTTTCATACTTCCTGCGTCTTACTTAAAGGTTTATGTGAGAATGGACATGTTGAAAAAGCAATGTCAATCTATTCTAAGTTAGACAAATATGGAAATGGTTCTCATGTTTTTGGTAACATCATGATTGATGCATTCTGCAAGACTGGGCTGCTTAATATTGCACGTGGTATATTTATCAACCTCTCTAAAGTGTCATGCACAAATGTAAATACGTATACAATAATGATAAATGGGTTTTTTCGAGAAGGATTAACAGATGAAGCCTTAGACTTGCTACGGAAGATGAAGGAGAATGATATATTACCAGATACTGTCACTTATAATGTTATTTTGCAAGAATTTGTTAGAAAGAAAATGTGTAATGAAGCAAATATGGTTTTGGATGAAATGGTAGGTATGGGTATTTCTCCGGATGGTTACACATTGTCTTTAGTAAATGATTTACTAGCACACCAAACTGCTGATAGTACAGTCCCAAGGATGATTCAGAAATTTGCAGCAAATGGTGTACAGTAA
- the LOC116028059 gene encoding probable glutathione S-transferase, protein MGSDDEVVLLDEYVSMFGMRPRVALALKGIRHESREEDLQNKSPLLLEMNPVHKKIPVLIHNGKPICESLIVVEYIDEVWKEQHPLLPTDPYKRAQARFWADFVDKKIFQCVRGWIRKWKDEEAIYEELIDNLKVLEGVLGEEPYFGGESFGFLDLAVISYYTWFLACEMECKFTFESKCPKLIGWGKRCLQNESISNSIAEPLKLYEFVLQLRKRLGVH, encoded by the exons atggGCAGTGATGATGAGGTTGTTCTATTGGATGAATATGTGAGCATGTTTGGGATGAGGCCAAGAGTGGCACTTGCTCTGAAAGGGATTCGCCATGAATCCAGAGAGGAAGACTTGCAGAACAAAAGTCCACTCTTGCTGGAGATGAACCCGGTTCACAAGAAAATCCCTGTGCTGATTCACAATGGAAAACCAATCTGCGAATCGCTCATCGTGGTAGAGTACATTGATGAGGTTTGGAAGGAGCAGCATCCATTGTTGCCTACTGACCCTTACAAGAGAGCTCAAGCTAGGTTTTGGGCTGATTTTGTTGACAAAAAG ATCTTTCAGTGTGTGAGAGGTTGgattaggaaatggaaagatgAAGAAGCCATATATGAGGAGTTGATAGATAACCTTAAGGTGTTGGAAGGGGTGTTGGGGGAAGAGCCCTATTTTGGTGGGGAAAGCTTTGGGTTCTTAGATTTGGCTGTCATTTCATACTACACTTGGTTTTTGGCTTGCGAGATGGAATGCAAATTCACCTTCGAGTCCAAATGTCCAAAGCTGAttggatggggcaaaaggtgcCTACAAAATGAGAGCATCTCCAACTCCATTGCAGAACCTTTGAAGCTCTATGAGTTTGTTTTGCAGTTGAGGAAAAGGCTTGGGGTTCACTAG
- the LOC115997976 gene encoding probable glutathione S-transferase parA: MGSDGDDKVVLLDTDVSMFAMRPKMALALKGIHYQSKAEDLTNKSSLLLEMNPVHNKVPVLIHNGKPFCESLIILEYIDEVWKDKFPLLPSDPYTRAQARFWADFIDKKIYECLKAWLFKTKDANGIKEELVENLKVLEGELGEEAYYGGERIGFLDLALLSYYTWLLTFEKDTEFSVEAEIPKLSEWGKRCLQNESVSTSLADPLKIYEFTLQRRERIGVA, encoded by the exons ATGGGTAGTGATGGTGATGATAAGGTTGTTCTATTGGATACAGACGTGAGCATGTTCGCGATGAGGCCAAAAATGGCGCTCGCTCTCAAAGGGATTCACTACCAATCCAAAGCGGAAGACTTGACCAACAAAAGCTCACTCTTGCTGGAGATGAACCCGGTTCACAACAAGGTCCCTGTTCTCATTCACAACGGAAAACCCTTTTGCGAGTCTCTCATCATTCTCGAGTACATAGATGAGGTGTGGAAGGACAAGTTTCCATTGTTGCCTTCGGATCCTTACACGAGAGCTCAAGCTAGGTTCTGGGCTGATTTCATTGACAAAAAG ATCTATGAGTGTTTAAAGGCATGGCTGTTTAAAACCAAAGATGCAAACGGCATTAAAGAAGAACTGGTGGAGAACCTGAAGGTGCTGGAAGGGGAGTTAGGGGAAgaggcatattatggaggggagAGGATTGGGTTCTTGGATTTGGCTCTGCTTTCATACTACACCTGGCTTCTGACTTTTGAGAAAGATACAGAGTTTAGCGTGGAGGCAGAAATTCCAAAGTTGAGTGAATGGGGCAAAAGATGCCTGCAAAATGAGAGTGTGTCCACCTCTCTTGCAGACCCTTTGAAGATCTATGAGTTTACTCTGCAGAGGAGGGAAAGGATTGGCGTTGCttag
- the LOC116011450 gene encoding protein FAR1-RELATED SEQUENCE 5-like: protein MDSASGGCDESYSTDIGVEVSACDMEISPGMTKYWRPICANSLKPHVGQQFDSLDSAFGFFKQYAGSVGFDCRQSTTRKGRDGGIVLKYVVCSREGFKHRHRSDAKRRRVSSRVGCKAKVVFKFIPKGCYSVHFFEERHTHSMCSSIAKQFLKVNRNLDVGHQIFVASCVRANIGPTRSYRLFKEIVGDYSNVGATSVDFQNFKRDLMAYILNGDAQLFIDTLFKRRELCEAFGYNMVFVPFTGIDNHKRCITFGAGLLTKEDIDSYVWLLESFKKIMGHDPICVVTDQDPAVKVAVAQVFGASKHRFCMWHIMCKVGEKVGPILSKDEVFRMKLNCIVWDNSIDPEAFELRWNQIMEEYGTTSRSESQNSFFGSFSNGHSSLVEFLVHYDSAIGAQRHAQAKLNSDCEACFPVLKTPLALERHAMGVYTISVFYDVQEKICASCFSCQVVSLSDSDGSVSYMIKDGDHRAWAVNLVLDDNYARCSCKMFERMSLLCKHIFFVFKDRGLESIPSRYLVHRWTKGACLHPIFDIDGIVVDQSAKVENVRLLTNLMCLSVVF, encoded by the exons ATGGATTCTGCTAGTGGTGGTTGTGATGAAAGTTATTCCACAGACATTGGTGTAGAAGTCAGTGCTTGTGATATGGAAATATCACCTGGTATGACTAAATATTGGCGTCCAATTTGTGCCAACAGTTTGAAGCCTCATGTTGGGCAACAGTTTGATTCTTTGGATAGTGCTTTTggtttttttaaacaatatgcTGGTTCTGTTGGTTTTGACTGTAGGCAGAGCACAACTCGAAAGGGTAGAGATGGTGGTATTGTGTTGAAGTATGTTGTATGTAGTCGTGAGGGGTTCAAGCATAGACATCGTAGTGATGCGAAGAGGCGTAGGGTGTCCAGTAGGGTTGGGTGTAAGGCTAAGGTGGTTTTTAAATTCATACCTAAAGGTTGTTATTCTGTGCATTTTTTTGAGGAACGGCATACCCATTCGATGTGTTCATCTATTGCTAAGCAATTTTTAAAGGTCAATCGCAATCTTGATGTTGGCCATCAAATTTTTGTTGCAAGTTGTGTTCGGGCAAACATTGGCCCTACTCGGTCGTATAGGTTATTTAAGGAGATTGTTGGTGATTATTCTAATGTGGGGGCTACAAGTGTGgactttcaaaatttcaaacgTGATTTAATGGCGTACATTTTGAATGGTGATGCTCAATTGTTCATAGATACTCTATTTAAAAGGCGTGAATTGTGCGAAGCATTTGG GTATAATATGGTTTTTGTCCCATTTACTGgcattgataatcataagagaTGCATCACCTTTGGTGCTGGGCTACTTACGAAGGAAGACATAGACTCATACGTGTGGCTTTTGGAGagttttaagaaaattatgGGTCATGATCCTATTTGCGTTGTTACAGATCAAGATCCAGCTGTGAAGGTTGCCGTTGCTCAAGTGTTTGGTGCGTCAAAACATAGATTTTGTATGTGGCATATAATGTGTAAGGTGGGAGAGAAGGTTGGACCGATTTTGTCTAAAGACGAGGTGTTTAGGATGAAGTTGAATTGCATCGTTTGGGATAATTCAATTGATCCCGAGGCCTTTGAGTTGCGATGGAATCAGATTATGGAGGAATATGG GACCACATCTAGATCGGAGTCTCAAAACAGTTTCTTTGGTAGCTTCTCTAATGGACATTCTAGCTTGGTTGAATTTTTGGTGCATTATGATAGTGCTATTGGTGCACAGCGGCATGCCCAAGCAAAACTAAATTCTGATTGTGAAGCTTGTTTTCCCGTGTTGAAGACACCATTGGCGTTGGAGCGGCATGCCATGGGTGTTTACACAATTTCTGTGTTTTATGATGTTCAAGAGAAGATTTGTGCATCTTGTTTTTCTTGTCAAGTGGTATCTTTGAGTGATTCTGATGGCAGCGTGTCTTACATGATAAAAGATGGTGACCATCGAGCATGGGCTGTCAATTTAGTTTTGGATGATAATTATGCAAGGTGTTCTTGCAAGATGTTTGAGAGGATGAGTTTGTTGTGTAAGcatatcttttttgtttttaaagatcgTGGTCTTGAGAGTATTCCTTCTAGGTATTTGGTGCATCGGTGGACAAAGGGTGCATGTTTGCACCCAATATTTGATATTGATGGTATAGTTGTTGATCAATCTGCGAAAGTGGAGAACGTTAGGCTGCTTACTAATCTTATGTG CTTGAGTGTTGTGTTTTAG
- the LOC116011443 gene encoding replication protein A 70 kDa DNA-binding subunit A-like: MLTLWGTFAVNQGVQLELQLRQGKFPIILAEGLNVNAFQGLSLSTLYNTSIEVDPVGHVAKVLNDWKDKNSELIYKEIVDKTYLDSLLALVDPIRQRKTCLSSLETGFQQLLTYFCGSALHLETNCMGERQN, encoded by the exons ATGCTAACACTTTGGGGAACGTTTGCTGTAAACCAAGGGGTTCAACTTGAATTACAACTTCGGCAAGGGAAATTCCCCATTATACTTGCTGAAGGATTGAACGTTAATGCATTCCAAG ggTTGTCACTGAGTACACTATATAACACATCAATTGAAGTTGATCCTGTTGGCCACGTTGCAAAAGTCCTTAATGATTG GAAGGACAAAAACTCTGAACTCATCTACAAGGAAATTGTAGATAAGACTTACCTTGATTCATTGCTTGCATTGGTAGACCCTATAAGGCAACGAAAAACATGCCTTTCATCTCTTGAAACTGGATTTCAACAA CTTTTGACCTACTTTTGTGGCTCTGCATTGCATTTAGAAACCAATTGCATGGGTGAGAGGCAAAATTAG
- the LOC116016016 gene encoding probable sugar phosphate/phosphate translocator At3g14410, which translates to MADPPKKIVKEEALTYAYILLYIALSSGQIFFNKWVLSSKEINFPYPLALTLLHMVFSSVACFLLTKVFKIMKVEPGMTLEIYIWSVIPIGAMFAMTLWLGNTAYLYISVSFAQMLKAIMPVAVFILGVAAGLEVMSCRMLLIMSIISFGVLVASYGEININWIGVVYQMGGVVGEALRLIFMEILVKRKGLKLNPISVMYYVSPCSAICLLVPWIFLEKPKMDAQETWSFQPLILSLNSLCTFALNLSVFLVISHTSALTIRVAGVVKDWVVVLLSALIFADTKLTLINIFGYAIAIAGVAAYNNHKLKKEASRTSTNDESEPTQSIPLVSSNSEK; encoded by the exons ATGGCGGATCCGCCGAAAAAAATCGTGAAAGAGGAGGCGCTCACATACGCCTACATTCTTCTCTACATTGCTCTCTCCAGCGGCCAGATCTTCTTCAACAAG TGGGTTTTGTCatcaaaagaaataaacttcCCTTATCCTCTTGCCTTGACTCTACTCCACATGGTCTTCTCCTCTGTGGCATGTTTTCTGCTCACAAAGGTTTTCAAG ATTATGAAAGTTGAGCCTGGAATGACACTGGAAAT ATATATTTGGTCAGTTATTCCGATTGGCGCAATGTTTGCTATGACACTCTGGCTTGGGAACACAGCTTACCTGTATATTTCTGTTTCATTTGCTCAGATGTTGAAGGCTATCA TGCCGGTAGCTGTTTTCATTCTTGGAGTAGCAGCTGGACTTGAAGTGATGAGCTGCAGGATGCTTCTCATAATGTCTATCATCAGTTTTGGTGTACTGGTGGCTTCTTATGGAGAAATTAATATCAATTGGATTGGTGTTGTCTACCAAATGGGAGGAGTTGTTGGAGAAGCCTTGAGGCTTATATTCATGGAGATTCTGGTAAAGCGGAAGGGCCTCAAGCTAAACCCCATATCTGTTATGTACTATGTCAGCCCATGCAG TGCTATTTGCCTTTTAGTTCCGTGGATATTCTTGGAGAAACCAAAGATGGATGCACAAGAGACGTGGAGTTTTCAACCTCTTATTCTAAGCCTAAATTCTCTATGCACCTTTGCTCTCAATCTCTCAGTTTTCCTTGTGATCTCGCACACGAGTGCCCTCACCATTCGTGTGGCCGGAGTTGTCAAAGATTGGGTGGTTGTGCTACTATCAGCTCTTATTTTCGCAGATACAAAACTAACACTCATCAATATTTTTGGTTATGCTATTG CCATTGCGGGAGTGGCTGCATACAACAATCACAAGTTGAAGAAAGAAGCTTCGCGAACGAGCACCAACGATGAGTCTGAGCCTACTCAATCTATACCATTGGTTTCTTCAAATTCTGAAAAATAG